A genome region from Trichosurus vulpecula isolate mTriVul1 chromosome 5, mTriVul1.pri, whole genome shotgun sequence includes the following:
- the LOC118849947 gene encoding tetraspanin-7-like, which translates to MALLKLSVLAFSFVFGAAGLTMLTLGLWAEMALGRYLALSARGAPSAPSLLLAAGAAGLLWGGLAGGGAASEHRGLLRASAAIQLTALGAGLAAGLSGLCYQNELAQGFRAGLWQALWGYGAGGRGDASLDALQRGLRCCGVDTYRDWLDSPWARSPWARGNGSLPLSCCRGQADCQEGARAVASDGCFSKASDFVADNMAFIVVAALGLGALQVVGVVLACLLAARMVPGAQTSAETPKSHSLENPLPAVPAVPLQP; encoded by the coding sequence ATGGCCCTCTTGAAGCTCTCAGTGCTGGCCTTCAGCTTTGTCTTTGGGGCTGCTGGCCTAACGATGCTGACCCTTGGCTTGTGGGCTGAGATGGCGCTGGGAAGGTACCTGGCCCTGTCTGCCCGAGGAGCCCCCAGCGCCCCCTCCCTCCTGCTTGCCGCCGGGGCTGCAGGGCTGCTCTGGGGAGGTCTGGCTGGCGGCGGGGCAGCCAGTGAGCACCGGGGCCTGCTCCGGGCATCTGCGGCCATCCAGCTGACTGCTCTGGGAGCCGGCCTCGCTGCTGGCCTTTCAGGACTGTGCTACCAGAACGAGCTGGCCCAGGGCTTCCGGGCAGGCCTATGGCAGGCCCTGTGGGGTTAcggggctggagggaggggtgATGCTAGCTTGGATGCCCTACAGCGGGGACTCAGGTGCTGTGGAGTGGACACTTACCGTGACTGGCTGGACTCACCCTGGGCCCGGAGTCCCTGGGCCCGGGGCAATGGCTCTCTGCCCCTGAGCTGCTGCAGAGGCCAGGCTGACTGCCAAGAGGGGGCCAGGGCCGTGGCTTCTGATGGCTGCTTCTCCAAAGCCAGTGACTTTGTGGCTGACAACATGGCCTTCATTGTAGTAGCTGCGCTGGGCCTAGGGGCCCTGCAGGTGGTAGGGGTTGTGCTGGCCTGTCTTCTGGCTGCCCGAATGGTCCCTGGGGCCCAGACGTCTGCAGAGACCCCAAAGAGCCATTCCCTGGAGAACCCGCTCCCTGCTGTCCCTGCTGTGCCCCTTCAACCCTGA